The proteins below are encoded in one region of Arthrobacter sp. CJ23:
- a CDS encoding glycosyltransferase — MKLLYITESVPNRDPMLGDGSSMIPFELLRNLPGNVAVTLLTFAGPVDVPAEIRNRCDAVHVLATRKRIWATLLSGFGLNGLGKHERSTAAALASASELSAQHDATLIHGPHALFLAHSVSGPLVLQTVDPWSIRAAMDTAIARTLRPAYRAREILALLAERRLPSRARLLAVGAQDALAWSERLGRSVGHIPNGAEQSFRTGTTRDVPVVCFVGSLNYGPNIDSATVLIGKIAPLVWQQVPEARFVIAGRRPVPSVLALAGPRVEVLANVPSVLDVFHSADVAAFPDEHGVGIRNSVREALAAGLPVVATPVAAREQDPHSLLAVEGDTQGFVERLVGHLTERGGHGQEPGHGPLRTWKTVAHDYLDELERAIQAADPGLPLGSPQA; from the coding sequence ATGAAGCTTCTGTACATCACAGAAAGCGTGCCCAACCGGGACCCCATGCTGGGTGACGGCAGCTCCATGATTCCTTTCGAGCTCCTGCGGAATCTGCCCGGGAACGTGGCCGTGACGCTTCTGACCTTCGCCGGACCGGTGGATGTGCCGGCCGAAATCCGCAACCGCTGCGATGCCGTGCACGTGCTGGCCACCCGGAAGCGGATCTGGGCCACCCTGCTGTCAGGCTTTGGCCTCAATGGTCTGGGAAAGCACGAACGTTCCACCGCCGCAGCCCTTGCCTCCGCCTCGGAGCTGTCGGCGCAACATGATGCCACCCTGATCCACGGCCCTCATGCCCTGTTTCTGGCACATTCCGTCAGCGGACCGCTGGTTTTGCAGACGGTGGATCCCTGGTCGATCCGGGCCGCGATGGACACTGCCATTGCGCGGACACTGCGGCCCGCCTACCGCGCCCGGGAAATCCTGGCCCTGCTGGCCGAACGGCGCCTGCCGTCGCGGGCGCGGCTCCTCGCCGTGGGCGCCCAGGATGCCCTCGCATGGTCGGAACGGCTGGGGCGGTCGGTCGGACACATCCCCAACGGCGCCGAACAGTCATTTCGCACAGGCACCACGCGGGACGTCCCCGTGGTGTGCTTTGTGGGCAGCCTCAACTACGGTCCCAATATTGACAGCGCGACCGTCCTGATCGGCAAGATCGCTCCGCTGGTGTGGCAGCAGGTTCCGGAGGCCAGGTTTGTGATCGCAGGGCGCCGTCCCGTGCCTTCGGTCCTTGCACTTGCGGGCCCCCGGGTAGAGGTCCTGGCGAATGTGCCCTCGGTCCTCGACGTGTTCCACTCTGCCGACGTGGCCGCCTTTCCCGACGAACACGGGGTGGGCATTCGGAACTCAGTGCGCGAAGCCCTGGCTGCAGGCCTTCCCGTCGTGGCGACACCTGTGGCCGCCCGCGAACAGGACCCGCACTCCCTGCTTGCCGTGGAAGGGGACACGCAAGGGTTCGTCGAACGGCTCGTTGGCCACCTGACCGAACGCGGCGGCCATGGCCAGGAGCCAGGCCACGGCCCGCTCCGGACCTGGAAAACCGTTGCCCACGACTACCTTGACGAACTCGAGCGGGCCATCCAAGCCGCCGACCCAGGCCTGCCGCTCGGATCGCCGCAGGCATGA